In a genomic window of Strix aluco isolate bStrAlu1 chromosome 3, bStrAlu1.hap1, whole genome shotgun sequence:
- the PYGB gene encoding glycogen phosphorylase, brain form, whose product MAAPLSDGERRKQISVRGIAGLGDVAEVRKSFNRHLHFTLVKDRNVATPRDYYFALAHTVRDHLVGRWIRTQQHYYERDPKRIYYLSLEFYMGRTLQNTMVNLGLQNACDEAIYQLGLDLEELEEIEEDAGLGNGGLGRLAACFLDSMATLGLAAYGYGIRYEFGIFNQKIVDGWQVEEADDWLRYGNPWEKARPEYMLPVHFYGRVDHTPEGVKWIDTQVVLAMPYDTPVPGYKNNTVNTMRLWSAKAPNDFNLQEFNVGDYIEAVLDRNLAENISRVLYPNDNFFEGKELRLKQEYFVVAATLQDIIRRFKSSRFGCRDPVRTCFETFPDKVAIQLNDTHPALSIPELMRILVDVEKVDWDKAWEITKRTCAYTNHTVLPEALERWPVSMFEKLLPRHLEIIYALNQMHLDRVAALYPGDIDRLRRMSVIEEGDCKRINMAHLCVIGSHAVNGVARIHSDIVKNSVFKDFYELEPEKFQNKTNGITPRRWLLLCNPGLADIIAEKIGEGFITDLSQLKKLLDFINNETFIRDVAKVKQENKLKFAAYLEEQYKVKINPSSMFDVQVKRIHEYKRQLLNCLHAITLYNRIRSDPSKPFVPRTIMIGGKAAPGYHMAKMIIKLITSIGEVINNDPYVGDRLKVIFLENYRVSLAEKVIPAADLSQQISTAGTEASGTGNMKFMVNGALTIGTMDGANVEMAEEADEENLFIFGMRVEDVEALDRQGYNAQEYYERLPELRQAIDQISSGFFSPRDPGCFRDVVNMLMYHDRFKVFADYEAYIKCQGQVDQLFMNPREWTKKVIRNIACSGKFSSDRTIMEYAQEIWGVEPSATKIPPPNLPRD is encoded by the exons atggCGGCGCCGCTGAGCGATGGGGAGCGGCGGAAGCAGATCAGCGTGCGGGGCATCGCGGGGCTGGGGGACGTGGCGGAGGTGCGCAAGAGCTTCAACCGCCACCTCCACTTCACCCTCGTCAAGGACCGCAACGTCGCCACCCCCCGCGACTACTACTTCGCTCTGGCCCACACGGTGCGCGACCACCTGGTGGGGCGCTGGATCCGCACCCAGCAGCACTACTACGAGCGGGACCCCAAG CGCATTTACTACCTGTCCTTGGAGTTCTATATGGGCCGCACTCTGCAGAACACCATGGTGAACCTGGGCCTGCAGAATGCTTGTGATGAAGCCATTTACCAG CTGGGTTTGGACTTGGAGGAGCTGGAAGAAATCGAAGAAGATGCTGGGCTGGGAAACGGAGGCCTGGGCCGCCTGGCAG CTTGCTTCCTGGACTCCATGGCCACGCTGGGGTTGGCGGCATATGGTTACGGCATCCGCTATGAGTTTGGTATCTTCAATCAGAAGATTGTCGACGGCTGGCAG GTGGAGGAGGCCGATGACTGGCTACGCTATGGCAATCCCTGGGAGAAAGCTCGCCCAGAGTACATGCTCCCTGTGCACTTCTACGGCCGAGTGGATCACACCCCTGAAGGCGTGAAGTGGATTGACACCCAG GTTGTCCTTGCTATGCCTTACGACACGCCAGTGCCAGGATACAAGAACAACACTGTAAACACCATGAGGCTGTGGTCTGCGAAAGCGCCCAATGACTTCAACCTCCAAGAGT tCAACGTGGGTGACTACATCGAGGCAGTGTTGGACAGAAACCTGGCAGAAAACATATCCCGAGTCCTGTACCCAAATGACAAT TTCTTTGAAGGCAAGGAGCTGCGGCTGAAACAGGAGTACTTTGTGGTGGCTGCTACCCTTCAAGACATCATCCGGCGCTTTAAGTCCTCCAGATTTGGCTGTCGAGACCCTGTGAGAACATGCTTTGAAACCTTCCCAGACAAG GTGGCTATTCAGCTAAATGACACCCACCCTGCCCTGTCCATCCCAGAGCTTATGCGGATCCTGGTGGATGTGGAGAAAGTGGATTGGGACAAG GCCTGGGAAATCACGAAACGGACCTGTGCCTACACCAACCACACCGTGCTGCCTGAAGCCCTGGAGCGCTGGCCAGTCTCCATGTTTGAAAAGCTGCTGCCACGTCACCTAGAGATCATTTATGCCCTCAACCAAATGCATCTGGAT cgGGTGGCAGCTCTCTACCCGGGGGACATTGACCGTCTCCGGAGGATGTCGGTGATCGAGGAGGGAGACTGCAAACGTATTAACATGGCACACCTCTGTGTGATTGGCTCCCACGCGGTCAACGGCGTGGCCCGTATCCACTCTGACATTGTGAAGAACTCAGT GTTCAAGGATTTCTATGAGCTGGAGCCGGAGAAGTTTCAGAACAAGACAAATGGGATCACGCCGAGGCGCTGGCTCCTGCTGTGCAACCCAGGACTGGCCGACATTATTGCTGAG AAAATCGGGGAAGGCTTTATCACAGATCTGAGCCAGCTGAAGAAGCTACTGGATTTCATCAATAACGAAACTTTTATCAGGGATGTGGCAAAAGTCAAACAG GAGAACAAACTGAAGTTCGCAGCCTACTTGGAGGAGCAGTACAAGGTCAAGATCAACCCTTCATCCATGTTTGATGTTCAGGTCAAGCGAATCCATGAGTACAAGCGGCAGCTGCTGAACTGCCTGCATGCTATCACCCTCTACAACC GCATCAGAAGTGATCCGTCCAAACCCTTTGTGCCCAGGACAATTATGATCGGAGGAAAG GCAGCCCCTGGCTACCACATGGCCAAGATGATCATAAAACTCATCACGTCCATCGGTGAGGTCATCAACAACGATCCCTATGTGGGGGACAGGCTCAAGGTCATCTTCCTGGAGAACTACCGGGTATCCTTGGCTGAGAAGG TGATCCCAGCAGCGGATCTCTCCCAGCAGATCTCCACAGCCGGCACAGAGGCCTCGGGTACTGGCAACATGAAGTTCATGGTGAACGGGGCCCTCACCATTGGTACCATGGATGGGGCCAATGTGGAGATGGCTGAGGAAGCAGATGAAGAAAACCTCTTCATCTTTGGCATGCGGGTGGAGGACGTGGAGGCCCTGGATCGCcaagg GTATAATGCACAGGAGTACTACGAGCGCCTGCCTGAGCTGCGACAGGCTATCGACCAGATCAGCAGTGGTTTTTTCTCCCCTCGAGACCCTGGTTGCTTCAGGGACGTTGTGAACATGCTCATGTACCACGACAG GTTTAAGGTGTTTGCCGACTACGAGGCCTACATTAAATGCCAAGGGCAAGTGGACCAGCTGTTCATG AACCCCCGGGAGTGGACTAAGAAAGTCATCAGGAACATTGCATGCTCAGGCAAGTTCTCCAGTGACAGGACCATCATGGAGTATGCCCAGGAGATCTGGGGTGTGGAACCATCTGCCACAAAAATCCCCCCACCCAACCTCCCCCGGGATTGA